Proteins from a single region of Synchiropus splendidus isolate RoL2022-P1 chromosome 3, RoL_Sspl_1.0, whole genome shotgun sequence:
- the LOC128755763 gene encoding dnaJ homolog subfamily C member 13 isoform X2, with product MNVVKENKDLACFYTTKHSWRGKYKRVFSVGTHGITTYNPTTLEVTNQWPYGDICGIGPVGKGQGTEFSLTFRKGSGKKSETLKFSTEHRTELLTEALRFRTEFSEGKITGRRYNCYKHHWSDTRKPVSLEVTPGGIDQIDPHTNRVICSYDYRNIEGFVEVSDYQGGFCILYGGFSRLHLFASEHRDDIIRCAIEHAGNFIGIMLRLRKEPLTFEGFVTDRLGKYSSDESITSLAEFVVQKITSRHPEPIKRILALTETCLVERDPASYNIVTIKPFGEVFALICDVDNPQVFTVEFIRGQIRKFSSTERDSLLASLLDGVRASGNRDVCVKMAPTQRGQRWGLLSMPVDEEVESLHLKFLAAPPNGNFADAVFRFNANISYSGVLHAVTQDGLFSENKEKLINNAILALLSQEVELPALNTELESHFQAIRRLVASKAGFQAFTQLPKSGQGSGLTDGTFREKLGVKTVKALKRNNNGVTHAAIDMLCALMCPMHDDYDLRQEQLNKASLLSSKKFLENLLEKFITNVDHGTGALVISSLLDFLTFALCAPYSETTEGQQFDMLLEMVASNGRTLFKLFQHPSMAIVKGAGLVMKAIIEEGDKEIATKMQDLALSEGALPRHLHTSLFTISSDQRMLTNRQLSRHLVGLWTAENPVAMNLLKRILPTGLLAYMDSPDSVPEKDVDRMHVRDNLKIATDQLNRNKVPEWQRIAGKAAKEVEKFAKEKADIVLMHWRDKMGIAQKEDRNNLNPNQKPVILRKRRQRIKIEANWELFYYRFQLDHARSNLIWNLKTREELRDALEGEMRAFNVDRELGNATVISWNHQEFEVKYECLSDEIKIGDYYLRLLLEEDENEESSAIKRSYEFFNELYHRFLLTPKVTMKCLCLQALAIVYGKCFEEIGPFSDTKYIVGMLDRCTDKLERDRLILFLNKLILNRKNVKEVMDSNGVRILVDLLTLAHLHTSRATVPLQSNVLEASPDMKRESEKEWYFGNADKERRGPFSFEEMQEFWNTGVLTAKTRCWAQGMDGWRPLQAIPQLKWCLLATGQAVMNESDLATLILNMLITMCSYYPSRDQDNAVIRPLPKIKRMISDNACLPHIVQLLLTFDPILVEKVANVLYLVMQDNPNLQRLYLCGVFFFIMMYTGSNVLPVARFLKYTHLKQAFKSEESKGQDIIQRSVLGPVLPEAMVCYLENYEAERFSEIFLGEFDTPEAIWSSEMRRMMIEKIAAHVADFSPRLQSNTRALYQYCPIPIISFPQLDNELFCNIYYLRHLCDTVRFPNWPIKDAVKLLKDTLEAWKREVEKKPPSMSVDDAYEVLNLPKGQGQHEESKIRKAYFRLAQKYHPDKNPEGRDIFEKVNKAYEFLCTKSARFLDGPDPENIILILKTQSILFNRHKQELEPYKYAGYPMLIKTITMETQDDQLFSKTSPLLPAAAELAFHTVNCSALNAEELRRENGIEILLEALSRCVSVLTASSKADDMAVQVCGHICRCYSVAAQFEECREKIIELPNIIRDLCHVLYYGKGLPKTAALAVLCVSSFAVDFFLQTHLYHAGVLWHLLVNLFNYDYTLEESGVQTSQETNQQEVANSLAKLSLVSLSRLAGYNPVPANPDMTNHVSETNGVEGTPPENPTVRKSLAAMLTPYISRKLGTVSPPEILKLLNSNSENPYLIWNNGTRAELMEFLEQQQEGNIKRGENDKSFGAEFVFSDHSKELIVGEIFVRVYNEQPTFPLEFPKAFAASLLDYVGSQAQYLHTLLAMSQSNKVESQQHAERLRFAEMALEALRNVIKNNPGSETECIGHFKLLFSLLRVHGAGRVQQLVLEVVNTVTSNQECVSNIAESLVLSNLLLLLHSLPSSRQMVLETLYALTSNTKIVKEAMAKGALIYLLDLFCNCTHPQVRTQTAELFSKMTSDKLVGPKVRLTMIRFLPAVFMDAMRDNAEAAVHIFEGTHENPELIWNDNSREKVSTTVREMMLEHFKQQKENPDVNWKLPEDFTVAYGAGQGEIEVGGVFLRIFIAQPGWVLRKPREFLVSLLETLTELLEKNNPNGEALETVTTAAVCLFSTQTQLADQVPPLGHLPRVLLAMNHKNNAVPKSAIRLIHVLSDNELCVRSLASLETIGPLMAGMKVRPDMAGHACEALNRMFQKEQTELVAQALRVELVPYLLKLLEGIGLETLDNPSATKAQIVKALKSMTRSLQFGEQVNEILAKSSVWSAFKDQKHDLFISESQTAGYLTGPGVAGYLTAGTGATVMSIVPPPVDNDSGDQG from the exons ATGAACGTGGTCAAGGAAAACAAAGACCTGGCCTGTTTCTACACCACCAAGCACTCCTGGAGGGGAAA GTACAAGCGAGTCTTCTCAGTGGGAACCCATGGCATCACCACCTACAACCCCACCACGCTAGAAGTTACAAATCAG TGGCCTTATGGAGACATCTGTGGCATCGGCCCGGTGGGGAAAGGTCAGGGAACGGAGTTCAGCCTCACATTTCGAAAGGGCAGCGGCAAGAAATCGGAAACGCTCAAATTCTCAACTGAACATCGGACAGAGCTGCTTACGGAAGCACTG AGATTCAGAACAGAGTTTTCGGAGGGGAAGATCACAGGCAGG CGCTACAACTGCTACAAGCACCACTGGAGCGACACACGAAAGCCCGTCAGTTTAGAGGTGACGCCGGGTGGCATCGACCAGATCGACCCGCACACCAACAGAGTGATATGTTCTTATGACTATCGCAACATCGAGGGCTTCGTCGAGGTGTCGGACTACCAAGGAGGGTTCTGCATCCTGTACGGCGGCTTCAGTCGGCTG CATCTGTTTGCCTCCGAGCACAGAGATGACATCATCCGCTGCGCCATTGAGCATGCTGGGAATTTCATCGGCATCATGTTGCGGCTGCGGAAAGAGCCGCTGACCTTTGAGGGGTTTGTGACGGACAGGCTGGGGAAGTACAGCTCGGATGAGAGCATCACCTCTTTGGCTGAGTTTGTGGTGCAGAAGATCACATCTCGACATCCG GAGCCGATCAAGCGAATCCTGGCTCTGACCGAGACGTGTCTAGTGGAGAGAGACCCTGCGTCATACAACATCGTCACCATCAAACCCTTCGGGGAG GTGTTTGCGCTCATCTGTGACGTAGACAACCCTCAGGTGTTCACGGTGGAATTCATCAGGGGCCAAATCAGAAAGTTCTCCTCCACGGAAAG GGACTCGTTGTTGGCCAGCTTGCTGGACGGTGTTAGAGCATCAGGCAACAGAGATGTGTGtgtcaagatggcgccgacgcaGCGAGGGCAGAGGTGGGGTCTTCTCAGCATGCCTGTggatgaggaggtggagagtCTGCATCTGAAATTCCTAGCAGCACCTCCGA ATGGGAATTTTGCAGATGCTGTCTTCAGGTTCAACGCCAACATATCCTACAGCGGCGTGCTGCATGCCGTCACTCAAGAC GGTCTTTTCTCAGAGAACAAAGAGAAGCTGATCAACAACGCCATCCTGGCTCTGCTGTCTCAGGAGGTCGAGCTGCCCGCCCTGAACACGGAGCTGGAGAGTCACTTCCAGGCCATCCGCCGGCTCGTGGCCTCCAAAGCCGGCTTCCAAGCCTTCACCCAGCTGCCAAA GTCTGGTCAGGGGTCCGGACTCACAGATGGAAC GTTCAGAGAAAAGTTGGGAGTAAAGACTGTAAAAGCTTTAAAACGGAACAACAACGGTGTGACGCACGCTGCTATAGACATGCTCTGTGCCCTCATGTGT CCGATGCACGATGACTACGACCTGCGACAGGAGCAGCTGAACAAAGCATCTCTGCTGTCTTCCAAGAAGTTCCTGGAGAACCTTCTTGAAAAATTCATCACCAACGTG GATCACGGAACGGGAGCTTTGGTCATCAGCTCTCTGCTGGACTTCCTGACCTTCGCCTTGTGCGCCCCCTACAGTGAGACCACTGAGGGTCAGCAGTTCGACATGCTCCTGGAAATGGTGGCTTCAAACGGCCGAACGCTTTTCAAACTGTTCCAG CATCCGTCGATGGCGATTGTGAAGGGAGCTGGTCTGGTGATGAAGGCCATCATAGAG GAAGGAGACAAAGAGATCGCCACAAAGATGCAAGACCTGGCTTTAAGTGAAGGTGCTCTTCCCAGACATCTTCACACGTCCTTATTCACCATCAGCAGTGACCAGAGGATGCTCACCAACAG ACAGCTGAGCCGTCACTTGGTGGGACTGTGGACAGCAGAAAATCCTGTGGCCATGAATCTTCTCAAAAGAATATTG CCCACAGGACTTCTGGCCTACATGGACAGTCCAGACTCTGTGCCAGAGAAAGACGTGGACAGAATGCACGTCCGAGATAACTTGAAAATAGCCACG GATCAGCTGAACAGGAACAAAGTGCCTGAGTGGCAGCGCATTGCGGGCAAAGCAGCCAAAGAGGTGGAGAAGTTTGCCAAGGAGAAGGCAGACATTGTACTGATGCACTGGAGAGATAAGATGGGCATCGCTCAGAAGGAG GACAGAAATAACCTG AATCCAAATCAAAAGCCGGTCATCTTGAGAAAGCGGCGACAGAGAATAAAAATTGAAGCCAATTGGGAGCTTTTCTACTACAG ATTCCAGCTCGATCACGCACGCTCGAACTTGATATGGAACTTGAAGACGAGGGAGGAGCTGAGAGACGCCCTGGAAGGCGAGATGCGAGCCTTCAACGTGGATCGTGAGCTCGGCAACGCCACGGTCATTTCCTGGAACCACCAGGAATTTGAG GTCAAATATGAGTGCCTTTCCGACGAGATCAAAATCGGGGATTACTACTTGcgcctgctgctggaggaggatgagaacgAAGAGTCGAGCGCCATCAAAAGATC ATACGAGTTCTTCAACGAGCTCTATCACCGCTTCCTGCTGACACCCAAAGTGACGATGAAGTGCCTGTGCTTGCAGGCGCTTGCCATAGTCTACGGCAAATGTTTCGAGGAGATCGGGCCGTTTAGCGACACCAAATACATCGTGGGCATGCTGGACCGG TGCACCGACAAGCTGGAAAGAGACCGACTCATTCTCTTCCTCAACAAACTGATTCTGAACAGA AAAAACGTGAAGGAGGTGATGGACTCCAATGGAGTGAGGATCTTGGTGGACCTGTTGACATTAGCTCACCTGCACACCAGTAGAGCGACTGTGCCACTGCAG AGTAATGTCTTGGAGGCGTCACCAGACATGAAGCGGGAGAGCGAGAAGGAGTGGTACTTTGGCAACGCTGACAAAGAACGAAGAGGACCTTTTAGTTTTGAAGAG ATGCAGGAGTTTTGGAACACGGGAGTGCTGACGGCAAAGACGCGCTGCTGGGCTCAGGGCATGGACGGCTGGCGGCCCCTGCAGGCCATCCCTCAGCTGAAGTGGTGCCTGCTGGCGACAGGGCAGGCAGTGATGAACGAGTCTGACCTGGCAACCCTCATCCTCAACATGCTCATCACCATGTGCTCCTACTATCCAAGCAG AGACCAGGACAACGCCGTCATCCGTCCGCTGCCGAAAATCAAGCGGATGATCAGCGACAATGCGTGTCTCCCTCACATTGTCCAG TTactcttgacctttgaccccatcCTGGTGGAGAAAGTGGCCAACGTCCTCTACCTGGTGATGCAGGACAACCCCAATCTGCAGCGCCTTTACTTGTGTggtgtcttcttcttcatcatgatGTACACAGGCTCCAATGTCCTTCCAGTCGCCAG GTTCCTGAAGTACACTCATCTGAAGCAGGCCTTCAAGTCAGAGGAG TCCAAAGGTCAGGACATCATCCAGCGCAGTGTCCTTGGACCAGTTCTGCCCGAGGCCATGGTGTGTTACCTGGAGAACTACGAGGCTGAACGCTTCTCTGAGATTTTCCTGGGAGAGTTCGACACACCAGAAGCCATTTGGAGCAGCGAGATGAG GCGGATGATGATCGAGAAAATAGCAGCTCATGTCGCCGACTTCAGTCCGAGGCTGCAGAGCAACACGCGTGCGCTTTACCAGTACTGCCCCATCCCGATCATCAGCTTCCCCCAACTGGACAACGAGCTCTTCTGCAACATCTACTACCTCAGACATCTGTGTGACACTGTTCGCTTCCCCAACTGGCCCATCAAAGATGCG GTGAAGCTACTTAAAGACACATTGGAAGCCTGGAAGAGGGAAGTGGAAAAGAAGCCTCCTTCGATGTCTGTGGATGACGCTTACGAAGTCCTCAACCTTCCTAAAGGACAGGGGCA GCATGAGGAGAGCAAAATCAGGAAGGCCTACTTCAGACTGGCACAGAAGTACCATCCAGACAAGAACCCGGAGGGCCGA GACATTTttgagaaagtcaacaaagccTACGAGTTCCTCTGCACAAAATCTGCTCGCTTCCTGGATGGACCCGACCCAGAgaacatcatcctcatcctcaaaaCGCAGAGCATCCTCTTCAACCGGCACAAACAAG AACTGGAACCCTACAAGTACGCTGGCTACCCCATGCTCATCAAGACCATCACCATGGAGACGCAGGACGACCAGCTCTTCTCCAAGACCTCCCCCCTGCTCCCTGCTGCTGCCGAGCTGGCCTTCCACACAGTCAACTGTTCCGCTCTTAATGCTGAGGAGCTGCGGCGAGAAAACGGCATCGAG ATCTTGTTGGAGGCCCTGTCTCGGTGCGTCAGTGTTTTGACTGCGTCCAGTAAAGCTGATGACATGGCAGTTCAG GTGTGCGGGCACATCTGCAGGTGCTACAGCGTCGCAGCTCAGTTCGAGGAGTGCAGAGAGAAGATCATCGAGCTGCCGAACATCATCAGAGACCTTTGTCATGTCCTGTACTACGGCAAG GGGCTTCCAAAAACAGCAGCTCTGGCTGTCCTGTGTGTGAGCTCCTTCGCCGTGGACTTCTTCCTCCAGACCCACCTCTACCACGCCGGCGTGCTCTGGCACCTGCTGGTCAACCTCTTCAACTACGACTACACTCTGGAGGAGAGCGGCGTCCAGACCAGCCAGGAGACCAACCAGCAGGAGGTGGCTAACAGTCTGGCCAAGCTCAGCCTGGTGTCCCTCAGTCGGCTGGCTGGGTACAACCCGGTCCCCGCCAATCCAGACATGACCAACCACGTCTCGGAAACCAATGGCGTCGAGGGAACGCCGCCGGAGAATCCCACTGTACGCAAGAGTCTCGCCGCCATGTTGACGCCGTACATCTCCAGAAAGCTGGGAACTGTCTCCCCACCTGAG ATCCTGAAACTGCTCAACAGTAACTCTGAGAACCCGTACCTCATCTGGAACAACGGAACACGAGCCGAGCTGATGGAGtttctggagcagcagcaggagggaaaCATCAAGAGG GGAGAGAACGACAAAAGCTTTGGTGCTGAGTTTGTCTTCAGTGATCACAGTAAGGAGCTGATCGTCGGGGAGATTTTCGTCCGTGTTTACAACGAACAGCCCACGTTCCCACTCGAG TTTCCCAAAGCCTTCGCCGCCAGTCTGCTGGACTACGTGGGCTCTCAAGCCCAGTACCTGCACACCCTGCTGGCCATGAGTCAGAGCAACAAGGTGGAGTCCCAGCAGCATGCTGAGAGGCTGCGCTTCGCTGAAATGGCTTTGGAGGCTCTTCGCAACGTCATCAAAAACAACCCTG GTTCTGAGACGGAGTGCATCGGACATTTCAAGCTGCTCTTCTCCTTGTTGCGGGTCCACGGCGCTGGCAGGGTCCAGCAGCTGGTTCTTGAG GTTGTAAATACTGTGACGTCAAACCAGGAGTGCGTGAGCAACATCGCCGAGTCGCTGGTTCTGTCcaacctcctgctgctgctgcactcgcTGCCTTCTA GTCGACAGATGGTGCTGGAAACTCTCTACGCTCTCACGTCCAACACTAAAATCGTCAAAGAGGCGATGGCCAAAG GTGCTCTGATCTACCTGCTGGATCTCTTCTGCAACTGCACTCACCCTCAGGTCCGCACGCAAACCGCCGAGCTCTTCTCCAAAATGACCTCAGACAAGCTGGTCGGGCCGAAG GTTCGACTCACCATGATCAGGTTCCTGCCTGCAGTTTTCATGGATGCCATGAGGGACAATGCAGAAGCTGCAGTGCACATATTCGAGGGAACTCATGAGAACCCAGAGCTGATCTGGAACGACAACTCCAGGGAGAAGGTGTCCACGACGGTGCGGGAGATGATGCTCGA gcACTTTAAACAGCAGAAGGAGAATCCTGATGTGAACTGGAAA CTTCCCGAGGACTTCACTGTGGCTTACGGGGCAGGACAGGGCGAAATAGAGGTGGGCGGCGTCTTCCTCCGCATCTTCATCGCTCAGCCTGGCTGGGTGTTGAGGAAGCCTCGAGagttcctggtgtctctgctggagACTCTgacggagctgctggagaagaaCAACCCCAAT GGCGAAGCTCTGGAGACGGTGACCACCGCGGCTGTTTGTCTGTTCAGTACTCAGACTCAGCTGGCCGATCAGGTTCCCCCTCTGGGCCACCTACCTCGTGTGCTGTTGGCCATGAACCACAAGAACAACGCTGTGCCCAAGAGCGCCATCCGCCTCATCCATGTGCTGTCGGACAATGAG CTGTGTGTGCGATCCCTGGCTTCCCTGGAGACTATTGGGCCTCTGATGGCTGGAATGAAAGTTCGTCCCGACATGGCTGGACATGCGTGTGAAGCTCTCAACCGGATGTTCCAGAAGGAGCAGACAGAACTAGTGGCTCAG GCACTCAGAGTGGAGCTGGTGCCGTATCTCCTCAAGCTTCTGGAAGGAATCGGATTGGAGACGTTGGACAACCCGTCGGCAACAAAAGCCCAGATCGTCAAAGCCCTCAAGTCCATGACTCGCAGTCTTCAGTTTGGGGAACAG GTCAACGAGATCCTGGCCAAGTCTTCAGTATGGAGTGCCTTCAAGGACCAGAAGCACGACCTGTTCATCTCCGAGTCTCAGACCGCTGGTTACCTGACGG GTCCAGGAGTAGCAGGCTACCTTACGGCAGGAACCGGCGCCACGGTCATGTCCATCGTCCCGCCCCCCGTGGACAACGACAGCGGAGACCAAGGCTGA